From the Oxobacter pfennigii genome, one window contains:
- a CDS encoding dipeptidase produces the protein MKKGYKGYVSYEYLEKQKDYKNFELAQEIDRVEPYLIPLTAEEEKRAEEIIHKNLIISLHDHPSITPHDAKELMDYEREGREATAFLGLAHSCLDAVFDNMMDGTCVIGSKAGWKWNDVIHDMGVRSCDIAHQDFLVKAQNVNDIYEAKKNGKIAWFISLESSTMIENELDRIEILYGLGCRMMGITYSESNSLGYGLKEKNDGGLTSFGHRAVERMNKVGMAIDVSHCGDKTAMDVIKISKKPVFITHIGARSLWNIKRLKPDDVLKACADAGGVIGIEAAPHTTITKKNKRHNIESYMEHFEYIKDLTGIDNVAFGPDTLFGDHVGLHNLFSNNMSIEENRIGEEYEHVEYVKGLENPAEASLNIVRWLVKHKYPDEDIKKVLGENIIRVLRENWTT, from the coding sequence ATGAAAAAAGGTTATAAGGGCTACGTTTCCTATGAGTACCTTGAAAAACAAAAGGACTATAAAAATTTTGAACTGGCACAAGAGATTGACAGGGTGGAGCCTTACCTCATTCCTTTAACAGCGGAAGAAGAAAAAAGAGCAGAAGAGATAATCCATAAAAATTTGATTATATCCCTCCATGACCATCCCAGCATCACCCCACATGATGCTAAAGAATTGATGGATTATGAACGGGAAGGAAGGGAAGCCACGGCCTTTTTAGGCCTGGCCCATTCCTGCCTGGACGCCGTCTTTGACAATATGATGGACGGCACATGCGTAATAGGCTCTAAGGCAGGCTGGAAGTGGAATGACGTAATCCATGACATGGGCGTAAGGTCCTGTGATATAGCACATCAGGACTTTTTGGTAAAAGCTCAAAATGTAAATGATATATATGAAGCAAAGAAAAACGGAAAAATTGCCTGGTTCATATCCTTAGAGAGTTCCACCATGATCGAGAATGAACTTGACAGAATAGAAATACTCTACGGCTTAGGCTGCAGGATGATGGGTATAACCTACAGCGAATCCAACAGCTTGGGATACGGACTTAAGGAAAAAAACGACGGAGGACTGACTTCCTTCGGGCACAGGGCAGTTGAGAGGATGAACAAGGTAGGCATGGCTATAGACGTTTCTCATTGCGGCGATAAGACGGCCATGGATGTAATAAAAATAAGCAAAAAACCGGTTTTTATAACCCATATTGGTGCGAGAAGCCTATGGAATATCAAAAGATTAAAACCTGACGATGTACTGAAAGCATGTGCGGATGCGGGCGGAGTCATAGGAATAGAAGCCGCACCTCATACGACTATAACAAAAAAGAATAAAAGGCATAATATAGAGTCATACATGGAGCATTTTGAATATATAAAAGACCTGACAGGCATTGACAATGTAGCCTTTGGGCCTGATACGCTATTTGGTGACCATGTAGGACTGCACAATCTCTTCAGCAATAATATGTCCATCGAAGAAAACAGGATAGGGGAAGAATATGAGCATGTGGAGTATGTAAAGGGTTTAGAAAATCCTGCTGAAGCATCTTTGAATATTGTAAGGTGGCTTGTGAAGCATAAATATCCCGATGAAGATA